The sequence below is a genomic window from Chryseobacterium foetidum.
GGAATTTCCGTAATAATCACTTTTTTGTTGATGGAATCTACTTCCATTTTCATTTTATTGAGATCATAGGAAACCTGTGCATTGGTTTTGGTGTAGGTAATGATGTTGTTGCTCGTCATTTCTGCACCCATAAATGTGTAGCTGAATTTGCTTTTCTGCATCTGAGAAGTATTCTGCTCCATCACCACCATTTTATTCATCTTTGAAATCTGATTGGTGATTAGATAATATTCAGAAGTTTCTTTTTTATCGTTTAGTGTCAGACAGGATTTAAAAATAAAAAACAGGATTACCATTAAGATAATTCCTGCTAAAAATGCGATAGGTACTTTTATATTTCTCAAGACTTCGGTTTAAAAATTTCTTTGATAACAGAGCTGTCATCTTTTTTCAAAATATCTACCAGGTCTCTCTCGATGTATCCTGTGGTAGGCATTTCTATAATTCTACCAATTTCCTTGCCATATTTTTGTACGATAATCGTAGGCACTTTTTGGATATTGTGAAGGCTTTCGTCACCGGTAGGAGATT
It includes:
- a CDS encoding DUF4230 domain-containing protein gives rise to the protein MRNIKVPIAFLAGIILMVILFFIFKSCLTLNDKKETSEYYLITNQISKMNKMVVMEQNTSQMQKSKFSYTFMGAEMTSNNIITYTKTNAQVSYDLNKMKMEVDSINKKVIITEIPEPEIRITPSVEIQSMDDSFINRITEKDVKNVTQKAKAAAVKSIDQNKLRNEGKAQLLENLNNIFVLAKALNYKIEDQTGKLGVLGL